Proteins encoded in a region of the Cyclopterus lumpus isolate fCycLum1 chromosome 23, fCycLum1.pri, whole genome shotgun sequence genome:
- the fgl2a gene encoding fibrinogen-like 2a — protein sequence MRTIVLCVCASLLLTVTLVPHTIRAADFPIYSHQRWDAKGPYSSGSESGTPTSCPIKLRPSGQCGSSGAGAEDGEDCPYQLTLPPLTIQLPKQFRLLEKTMKELQSLKEVVNKLKSGCQECRGARGNGAFGHQQADQGQMQVPIQRDAEEGLKLDLTAQDVQGGSSQEERGDGMVPGATVDVAGVGHGSIFGKITPSPSSMQEMQVKLNRMSASLRNARNQISAVQGRLEGLNLLNMDNVQAMVDRRVENITGVVNKLSSTCTNQCAVQNTPQFILAPRDCSDYNMLEARKNGVYRVTPDPRNGTFEVFCDMESFGGGWTMIQQRLDGSVSFNRTWAEYKKGFGNLRSEFWLGNDHIHLMTKAKDMVLRIELEDFEGVREYAKYDQFYVANEFLRYRLSVSGYSGTAGNAISFNKHFNHDQKFFSTPDRDNDMYPSGNCGAYYSSGWWFDACMSANLNGKYYHKRYKGVRNGIFWGTWHNMSTEYYPTNYRQAFKTVKIMMRPKNYAP from the exons atgaggaCAATTGTGCTTTGCGTTTGTGCCAGTCTGCTGCTCACAGTCACCTTGGTGCCGCACACCATCAGGGCGGCGGACTTCCCCATCTACTCACACCAGAGATGGGACGCTAAAGGACCCTATTCTTCAGGATCTGAATCTGGCACTCCCACCTCCTGCCCCATTAAACTGAGACCCTCGGGCCAGTGCGGGAGCTCCGGGGCCGGGGCAGAAGACGGGGAGGACTGCCCTTACCAGCTCACCCTGCCTCCCCTCACCATCCAGCTGCCCAAGCAGTTCAGGCTGCTGGAGAAGACAATGAAGGAGCTGCAGAGTCTGAAGGAGGTTGTCAACAAGCTGAAAAGCGGGTGCCAGGAGTGCCGTGGGGCACGGGGCAATGGAGCTTTTGGACATCAGCAAGCTGACCAGGGACAGATGCAGGTCCCCATTCAGAGGGATGCTGAGGAAGGATTGAAGCTGGACCTGACAGCACAGGACGTGCAAGGTGGGTCCAGccaagaggagaggggagatggGATGGTCCCTGGAGCTACTGTGGACGTTGCTGGAGTGGGGCATGGATCTATTTTTGGGAAAATTACACCAAGCCCGAGCAGTATGCAGGAGATGCAG GTGAAGCTGAATAGGATGTCAGCCAGCCTGCGCAACGCGAGGAACCAGATCTCGGCTGTGCAGGGGCGTCTCGAGGGGCTCAATCTGCTCAACATGGACAACGTGCAGGCTATGGTGGATAGGCGGGTGGAGAACATCACTGGAGTGGTCAACAAACTCAGCTCCACGTGCACAAACCAGTGTGCAGTGCAGAACACCCCTCAGT TCATCTTAGCCCCTCGTGATTGTTCAGACTACAATATGCTGGAGGCGAGGAAGAACGGTGTGTATCGGGTGACCCCTGATCCACGCAACGGCACATTTGAGGTCTTCTGTGACATGGAGTCTTTTGGAGGTGGATGGACCATGATACAGCAACGGCTCGATGGGTCTGTCAGCTTCAACCGCACCTGGGCCGAGTATAAGAAAGGCTTCGGGAACCTAAG AAGTGAGTTCTGGCTGGGCAACGACCATATCCACTTGATGACAAAGGCCAAAGACATGGTCCTGCGCATCGAGCTGGAGGACTTTGAGGGTGTTCGGGAGTATGCAAAGTACGACCAGTTCTATGTGGCCAATGAATTCCTTCGCTATCGGCTGTCTGTCAGTGGATACAG TGGGACAGCTGGGAACGCCATAAGTTTCAACAAGCACTTCAATCACGACCAGAAGTTTTTCTCCACGCCTGACCGAGACAACGACATGTACCCCTCCGGAAACTGCGGCGCCTACTACAGCTCCGGCTGGTGGTTCGATGCTTGCATGTCCGCCAACCTCAATGGGAAGTACTATCACAAGAGGTACAAGGGCGTGAGGAACGGGATCTTCTGGGGAACATGGCACAACATGTCGACAGAGTACTACCCGACTAACTACAGGCAGGCCTTCAAAACTGTCAAGATAATGATGCGGCCCAAGAACTATGCTCCTTAA